The stretch of DNA ATTGTGCCAGAAAAATTCCCGGAGAAAAGTAGAGGAAAAAATGCTGTATCTTATGAAAATCCAGTTCCAAAACCAATAATAAAAAAAGCAGTAGGGAATACAATTAACAACTCGGTTGCTTCTATAAATTCAACTATAGGAAAAGAAGTTTATAGCGATGAAGGGAATTATATCGGAAGTATTGTTGATTTTATTATTGGTGCAAACAGAATAGACTCAATCAAAATCGATATTAAAAATGAGAAATATAAATCGGGCAAAATAAAAGGTTGCATTATCAATTTTAAGAATATTAAGAGTTTTGGAGAGGTTATTATTATAGATAAAGCAATAGTATCAGATTTAATAGAAAAACTAAAAATTAATCTTTAAGCAAATTTTCACAATCAATTCGTCCACTCTTCTTTTTGTAAAAAGAAGCAAAAACAAACGGAATTCCCCCCACGACGGACTGAAAATTGCCCCTTGATACTTATTCTTGATGGCTCACCGTGTTCGCTTGATTGAATACGCCCCTGAAATTACTTTGATTTTTTGCCTACGGCATCGTTGCACTAAAAATCAATCCCTCCAAGTATTCGGGAGAATAGAACACCGAAAAGGCGAATAGGATGCGCCAATTTCAAAAGTTGTATGTGCACAATAAACCGAAAGTTTTATATAGTATGTGCTCTTACAATATTATATGGCTTACATTGAAACCATAAAACGGAACAAAAAGGAATATTACTACCTCACAAAAAATGTAAGGCTCAGCTTAAACAAATGGAAGAAGATAAGGGTTTTCTTAGGAGATAAAAAGCCTTCACAAGAAGAACTAAAAAAATATGCTCAAGAAATAGAGGATAAATCAAAACCGTTTTCAAAAATCTCAAATTATACCTATCTTTCAGAGCATGATGCAGAAACCTTGCAGGATCTAAAAGAAAGTTATAGCACATGGCTTAAACAAATTCCAAAAAGTGCCAAGGAAAAGCTGAATGAGGATTTTGTTATAAGATTTACATATCATTCCAACGCAATTGAAGGTAATAGGCTGACATTAAGGCAAACTGCTCTAATTCTTAAAGATAAAGTAATACCTTCTGGAGTAAGAGCAGAGGATTATAACGAAGCCATAAATGGAAAAGAATGCTTAGATTATATTAAATTGTATGAAGGCGAATTAAACACCAAACTGCTCGAAAAAATAAATGGGATTCTTACTAAAAATACAGGAGTAGTTTATGGAGGAAGAATACGTTTTTTTAATGTACAAATACAAGGCTCAACTCATGTTCCTCCACCCCATACAGAAGTTAAAAAGCATATGCTAAATTTTTTAAAGTGGTATAGTGCAAACAAAAATAAACTGCATCCGTTTGAATTAGCAGCTTTGATTCATGCAAAATTAACATGGATACATCCTTTTGAAGATGGAAATGGCAGAACTGCAAGAACCGTTATGAATTTTATCCTAATGAAAAAGGGTTTCCCTATGTTTTTTATTCCATTTGAGAAAAGAGAAGAATATTACCAATCATTAGATGTTGCTGATAAAGGCAATTATAAGGAATATATTTCTAGAATGTTGCAATTGATTATAGATCAAATAAGAAGTTACGGGCACAATAAGAAAGAATAATTCTTTGGATTGTGCACATACAATTACTTTTAACTATAACACCACCGATCCTTACTACTATTTTTGTGAGTGTGCCCCTAAACGTAGTTCTTTATTGCTCACGGTGTTCGCTAGATAGAAACGAGCCCCCGAAAAAACTTGCTTCGCACCCCGCTGCGCTTTCCCTACGCAGGCGCGTTATTTGATAAGATAATGTTACTCTCACCCGCTTCGCTCAGGTCACTTAACAGCAACTGCATACGTTAAGAAGCATTATTTTCGAAACTCTTTCACCATTCCTAGAAAATATTCATGCACTTTTGTTTCTCCAACAAGTTCAGGATGAAAACAGGCAGCTAAATATTGGTTTTGTTGCACAACAACTGGTGTTTTTTCATCCAGTGTTCCAAGCACTTGAATAGTACTTCCAACAGTTTCTATCTTTGGCGCCCGGATAAATGCACCACTTATTTTCTTATTCAAAAATAATACTGGTTTAACAAAGCTGTCAAGCTGACTTCCATAATAATTTCTTGAAAGCGTTATATCCATTAATCCCAATGAATGTTTTTCCTTGCTCGTCAAATCTTTTGCCAACAAAATAGCTCCGGCACAGGTTCCAAAAATAGGCAATTTTGTTTTTTGCAATTCATTATCAATCCCTTCCTGCTTGAGCAATTTGCTTATGGTTGTAGATTCTCCACCGGGAATAATTAATCCATCACAGTCAGTAAGATCTTTTTTTGTTCTTACTTGTTTAATAAACACGGGAAACTTACTAAGAATGGCAATATGTTCCCGAAAATCTCCCTGTACCGCAAGAACTCCAATCGTCAGCATACTGATCAACTATCTTCGCTGGGAAAATTTGACTTCTAAACTTTCTATTTCTCTGCCTGGCATGCTTTTTCCAAGACCTGCAGAAATAGCTGCCAATCGTTTGCTGTCTTTGTAATGAGTTACTGCTTCAACAATTGCTTTTGCCATTTTTTTTGGATTTTGTGATTTGAATATTCCTGAACCGACAAAAACGCCGTCAACTCCCAATTCCATGCATAATGCTGCATCTGCTGGTGTTGCTATGCCGCCTGCTGCAAAATTCACTACAGGCAATCTTCTTAATTTTAATGTTTTTATTAACAATGGAAAAGGAACGCGCATTTTTTTTGCTGCTCTTTTCCGTTGTTCTTGCGTTGCTCTCTGCAAATATTTTATTTGGTCATTAATAGTTCTAATATGTTTAATAGCTTCAACAATATTTCCCGTGCCAGCTTCGCCTTTTGTTCTGATCATTGCAGCGCCTTCATTAATCCTTCTCAATGCTTGCCCCAGATCAATTGCTCCGCAGACAAAAGGAACTTTGAATAGCCGCTTGTTAATATGATGCGTTTGATCGGCAGGTGTCAGCACTTCGCTTTCATCAATAAAATCTGCTGCCAAAGCCTGAAGAATTCTTGCTTCAGCTGAATGACCAATTCTGCATTTTGCCATAACTGGAATGGTAACTGCTTTTTTTATTTTGATTACAATATTAGGATCTGCCATTCTTGCAACGCCACCTTCTTTTCTAATATCAGAAGGAACTCGTTCAAGAGCCATGACTGCGACAGCTCCAGCTTCTTCAGCAATTCTTGCTTGTTCATGGTTAGTAACATCCATGATAACGCCGCCTTTAAACATTTCAGCAAAACCTCTGTTAAGAAGTACTTGAGCTGGCATTTTCTTTATCTTTTGAGTGTTTTTCATAGAAGAAAGGGAATTAAGATTGATTTTTAAATGTTTATCTTCAGTTGAACACACGCATATTCTTGATTTTATAGAGTTTGATGATCTTTTCTTTGCCATCTATGGTTAGTTATTCCATATAACGAGGGAGAAATATACTCTATGAATACGATTACCCTATTCTAATAAAAATTTCCATGCAGGAATTAATTTTATTGTTCCTTCTTCAAATTTAATTTCTTTTTCTTCTTTATTTGTGATTAAAATCCCTTGTTTTTGATTAAATTTTCTCATGAATTCTTTCATTGGCTTAAAATCTTCAGAATTTATATTTTCTTGATATTTGACTTCTATTGGTGATTTATCATAAATTATATCTATTTCTGTTCCATTTTTCCAGAAAGAATTTGCTCTGAGTTTATTTACGATTATTGTTTCAACCATTCTTCCAAAAAAAGACTCATCTATTTTTGGCTTGTAGAGGTAAGATAAAGCAGTATCGGTCGGATACGCTCTTTTTTTCTTCCTTAATGTAGTTATGCTTCCCTTTCTGTAATTTCCTAAAATTGTTATTAAAAAGCTGTCTTTAAGATATGAAATATAATCTTTTATTACTCTTCTGTCTTTTTCAAATTGTTTGCTTAATGATTGGTAATCAACATACATTCCTGGATTTGTAGAAATCAATTCCAAAAGAATCTTTAAAAATTCAGGGTCTTCTATTCCAAACATTTGAGGGATATCTTTATACACTATTTTATCAACAATTAATGCACGGATATATTCCTTAAAGTCTTTGTCTGTTTCAAAGGAAAATGTTTCTGGAAATCCTCCTTTTTCAACAAATTTCAAGAAAAGCGGGTTTACAGCAGTTTCATACTTAAACTTTTCTTCTTTTAGGTTATTGAATCTTAGATATTCTCTAAATGTAAATGGAGTTAGAGTGAATTCGAAAATTCTGCCTGCCAGAGTTTCTTTTGTTTTCTTTCTTATGAAAAGAGATTCAGAGCCGCTTATGAAAAATTTTAATTTAGGATATAAATCATAATATTTTTTTAATTCATTCTCCCAATTTTTGTACTTTTGAATTTCATCAAGAAAAATGTATATTTTGCCCTCTCTGAAATCTTTTGAGTTCATTTCTTTGTATGTGCTCAAAACTTCACTTAAATTTACGGACATTTCATCAAAAGAGAAAAAGAGGATATTTGTTTGCTCGACTTTTTCTTGCATTAATTTATGTATCAATTGGTACATAAGTGTCGTTTTTCCAATCCTTCTAAGACCAGTTAGCGCGACAATAAATCTTTTGCTGATATGATTTTCTATTTCAGTAAAAACATTTCTCTTGAAAGGCAAAGCTAGTTCTGCATCTACTTTTCCACTTATCCACCACGGGTTAAATTCTTCTAATTTTGCTCTTTCCATTTTAAAATAAGTACATTATAATGGACATATTTATAAACTTTGTGATCATTAGGATGTCCATATGACTGAGACATCGCACATTGTCAAACCATTATTCGTACGACCGAATCAAATGAGTGTTGTACTTGCTTTGTTTTCCTTGTGCTTATTTAACGCCATTAACACCAACGATTTGGTCACCATATCGCTATTACCTCTGGCGTAACTGTACGTGGAAAGCTTAGAGCGCTCCTCTAAGCTTTCCACGTACTTTTTACAAAAACTTTTATATACTTCAACTCAACATAAATTCCCATGGACCCTATATTATTTGTCGGCTTATCAGGCATGTCATTAATATTACTTGCCTTTATTATGAACCAATTCCATAAATGGCATGATGATGACTTAATATATGATATAGTCAATGTCTTAGGTTCAGGATTATTGTTTATGTATGCTTATTTATTAAATTCAATGCCGTTTATGGTGTTAAATGCTGTCTGGTTTTTGATTTCATTAAGGGATATTTTCCTGGATGTTAAAGTTATGCAACGGAATAAGTTGACGCTGCATAAAAAGGTCAAAATATAATTGATCAACGGCTGCGTAGAAATCCTATTAATTCGTGCGCATAGCATCTTCAAAATTCTGGTTGAATTTTTTTGAAGGAGCTACGTTCCCGAATGGAGCAACCCCTCGTAACGCTCAGGTTTCAGAAAAATGATTGAATTTTGACCTGAGGATGCTATGCGCACCACAGGATTTCTACGCAGCCGATCAACACAAACTATATATACTTCTTTTCTTTGTAGATAGTTATGGTTAAAAAACAGTTGAAACATTCAAAGGAACCAAAACAATCTCTTACAAGCTTAAAAAAACAGATTATACCTGTATTAAAAAGATATCATGTGAAAAAAGCAGGTATTTTTGGCAGTTATGCAAGGGGAGAACAGAAAAAGAATAGTGATGTGGACATATTAATAGAAGTTAAAACGGTTAAATTTAGTCTTCTTGATATGGTTAGATTAGAGCGTGAAATAGAAGAAACTATCGGTAAAAAAGTAGATCTTCTAACGTATAGATCTATAAATCCATTATTAAAAGATTACATCTTAAGAGATGAGGTTAGGATTATATGAAAAAAGACGATCTTGTTTTTCTTGGACATATGTTAGAATTAATTGACAAAGTTGAATCTTTTTCAGAAGGCTTATCAAGACAAGATTTTGATAAAGATGAATTGAGGCAGTATGCAATTGTAAGAGCTATTGAAATTATAGGTGAAGCAGCTAAAAATCTTTCTTCTTCTTTTACTTCTCAGCATTCTTCAATTCCTTGGAAAGATATTATAGGTATGAGGGACAAACTGATTCACCATTATTTTGGTGTTGATCTTAAGGCTGTATGGGATACTATGAATAATGACCTTCCAGATTTAAAAAAGAAATTACTTGCTATTAAAAAAGATCTCAAATAAAAAAGAGGATAATTCAGTAATGAAAAACCTAACCTCCACCAAACAATTGGAACTTAAAGCAGTAACTATACGTGAAGATATGATTAAAATGTTAGAACATGCTGGTTCTGGTCATTCTGGCGGTCCTTTAGGCATGGCTGACATATTTACGGCTTTATACTTTAACATTCTTAATCATAATCCTAAAAAACCATGGAATAATGATCGAGATCGTGTCATTCTTTCCAACGGCCATATTTGTCCTATTTGGTACACTACTTTAGCTCATGCTGGTTATTTTCCTATTAAAGAATTAATGACCTTGCGAAAATTAAATACGCGATTGCAAGGTCATCCTCATATCCATTCTGCTCCAGGTATAGAAAATACAGCCGGTCCTTTAGGCCAAGGAAGTTCATTTGCTGTAGGCATAGCATTGGCTGCAAAAATGGACAGGAAAAAACACCGTGTTTATTGTCTCCAAAGCGATGGAGAACTGGAAGAAGGTCAGTCTTGGGAAGCATATATGTTTGCTGCTGCAAAAAAATTGGATAATCTAACGTTTATAATAGATCGAAACAATATTCAGATTGACGGCAATACTGAAGATATCATGCCTTTAGAGCCGTTGCATAAAAAACTGGAGTCATTTAATCTGCATGTTATTGAAATAGATGGTCATAACTTTAAAGAAATAATTAGTGCTTGCAATAAAGCGAAAAAAATCAAAAAACCATCGGTGATTTTAGCCAATACTGTTCCTGGCAAAGGAGTTTCATTTATGGAGCATGATTATCATTGGCATGGCAAACCTCCAAATAAAGAAGAAGCAGTCAAGGCACTGCAGGATTTGCATAAGATTAAGAGGTCAATATTAAATAACTACAAAATAATAAACAACAAAAATGAAACAAAAAAAAGTGGTTAAGGACAAATATCTTGTTAACGCGATGCATCTCAATCCACATATGCATACTGAAGTTGACTATGCTCGTTCAGGATATGGTGATGGTGTTGTTGAAGCAGGAAAAAAGAACAAAAATGTAGTTGTTCTTTGCTGTGATTTAACTGACAGCACAAAATCTGCGGATTTTAAAAAACAGTTTCCTCAGCGTTTTGTAGAAGTTGGTGTAGCAGAACAAAACATGGCAGGTATTGGAGCAGGCATGGCAGTTGAAGGCAAGATTCCTTTTATCTCAAGCTATGCAGTTTTTAATCCAGGAAGAAATTGGGATCAAATTCGCGTCAGCATTTGTTATACTAATGCTAATGTCAAAATCATTGGCGCGCATGCTGGCATTTCAGTTGGACCAGATGGTGCAACCCATCAGGCGCTTGAAGATATTGCAATGATGCGGGTGCTGCCTAACATGACCGTGCTTTGCGGAGCTGACTACGATCAAACAAAAAAATTAATCATTAAGGCAGCAAAATACAAAGGACCTGTTTATATCAGATTTGGCAGAGAAAAGGTTCCTAAGGTTACAACCGCAAAAACTCCCTGCACCATTGGGAAGGCAGATGTTTATCGGCAAGGAAAAGATGTTGCTGTTATTGCTTCCGGACCTATGGTTTATGAAGCATTGGCTGCTGCTGTTGAATTGCAAGAACAAAAAAAACATAAAAAAATAAGCTGTATGGTGATTAACGGTCATACCATTAAGCCGCTGGATAAAAAAACTATTATTGCTGCAGCTAAAAAATGCAAAGCAGTAGTTACTGCAGAAGAACATCAATGGCATGGCGGATTAGGCGGAGCTGTTGCTGAATTGTTAGCAAGCGAATATCCAGTTCCTGTTAAACGAGTTGGTATTCAAGATACCTTTGGTGAATCAGGAAATCCTGATGAGTTAATGGTTAAATACAAGATTAAAAAGAAGGATATTATTACTGCGGTAAAGGCTGTTTTGAGGATGAAGAAGAAATAAATACCTATTTACTTGTCAAACAGAATATTACTTGTCCACCTTTGACACTTTCTTTTGTATTACCGTGTCTGCAAAATCACCAATAAGTTTTATAGCTCTCAACCGTTTTTTTATTGTTTTAAAGTAATAATCATATTCTATTTTGGTCAATAAAACACCTTCAATTATTTTTTTAATAATTTCTATCTGTTTTGGTTTGAATAATATGTGAAGTGCATATTGGATATCATATTCTTTAGCATTACTGATTTTTTGAGCTAATCCTATTTGCTGTTCAGTTTCGTAACGTTTTTTTTGTCCAATAAAATCATCTTTATATTCTTCGAATGAGAAAATAAATCTTTTCACTGTTTTATTTTCAATTTTTTCCAGTTTTGGTATAAGGATATTATCCGATTCTATTTGTTTAAGTATTTGTGCAGTGAGAGATAAAATTGCTTTTAGTTCCTTCCATAGGTTTTTTTCTTTAGCTTTCTTAATTAAGATATCAAGATCAAGATGTAGAGATGACTCTTTTGTACTAAGATATATAATAAAAGGAATTGCTTTAATAAACCTTTTTTCTTTAATTGAGAGTATTTTGATTATAATCTCTTCGATGACTATCGTTTTTTCTACTTTGAAATAAGCATATCCTATCTTTTCCAATAATGATGTTATGTCTTCTGCCATTGTTGTATCTTCTCCGCATCTTCTGCTGTAATTTTATATCCAAGAGACTTAATAAATTTGATAAATTCAAGAAGTTTGAACTTTGGATTTTCTGATTCTGAAATATCCATAGTTAAAATAAATTTTCTGATTAAAAGGGAAATCTTTGTATCGGTCTTTTCAAGAATATGTTTAATGTCTTCAAAATCTCTTGCATCACCTCTATCTATTTTTGTTATGCAAATATCGTAGAAATTTAAGGCACGCAGTGTAATCTGATCAAACTCCCTTAGAATAACTGATGCATCTTTTGATGGTTTTACCAATTGTACATTGACAATGTAATCATCAAGATAGATATCGATAATTAAACCATCAGTTGTCAACCATCGCTTTTCAGCTATTTCTTTGAAGCCTAATGATTTGAATAGTGGTAATAGCAGCCGGTAACTTTTAGATGAAATAATGAAATCAAGGTCTCGTGTTGATGATTTAAGATCTAATAGGGTTAATGCTGTTCCGCCAAGTGCAACAATAGTTAGCGGTTCATCTATAAACAAATCAAGTTTTTGGATAAATGCAATAAGATCTTGCTTGGTTGTTTCTTTGGCGTTTTTCATGAGTAATGGGAAGCATAACTGCTATTTATATTTTTCTATTTTTATCAAGTTTACTTTACTTATTTATAAAGTAAACTTGATGTTTATTTATAAATAAGGTTAAGGATATTATTACTCCAGTGAAAGCTGTGTTGAGGATGAAGAAAATGAAGTAAATTGACTCTTATTCTTTATTTTTATTTATTCTTTATATCATTATCATTCTTCTTGTTCTTTTCCTGAACAGCATCATACAATTGCTTTAAATATTTTTGTTCAACAAAAACATATTTCTGCAGTTCTTTAATAGTTTCTTCCAAATCATAGATTATCCAAGTGTCTCCATGCTGATACTGCCAGATTGCTTCATCAATAAGATATTGCCAATTGAAATATTTGTCTTTTTGGATAATTGTTAAGATATCCTCAAAATCCTTGTCACGGTCAGTTACTGATTTAAGCATTACGATATGTTCAGTACGGAGAGCATTTATGGTTAATGTGTATTTGCCTTTGAACTGATGGGCAGCAAATTTATCTTCCTTCATTTTTTCACTTATTTCTGTTCTGAAAATCTTTTTTACAAACAGATCAAATCTCATGTCATCATCACGTTTAAACATTAAAGGCCTATATTTATCTCTTAATTTTTCTTCAATGTAAATTTTAAGAGGGCTTGTCTCTTTAAAGCCAAGTAATTGTATAACACGCATGAATTCAGTTCTTTCTTTTTCTTGTTCAAACAATAGGTCAATATCTTTTGTATCGTTTTTATAACCATAAAACATCATTGCAGTTCCCCCAAATGCATAGCAAACAATATCACTATTAATCTGCTGGGCAATGACATTAAATAATTTCATTTGATCTTCGTGTGTTATCATAAATTCTCCGTTATATCATTAATATTGAATGGTATATAAACTTTCCATATATTTCCTATCTCAGGAAAATTCTTTTTAAACAGTTGTGTTAATTGAATCCATGAAAAAAATGAACTAATCTTTCTGTACTTCTCCGGCATTTTCCTTACTTTCATAAACATTCGCGCAACATCATGCAATGCTCCTACTTTCTGCCAATTGCTTTTTTGCTTTGCAAGCTGATATAATTTAGGCCAGTTTTTAATATATTTAAACAAATGCAAACTTGCAAGTATAACACGAAAACTCTTTGTTTCAATGGCATCAATTAATGCATCTTCAACAGTATACACGCCATGCACCTGGTGGTCATACCAAGGATTGATTTTCATATGCGGCGAATATTTATTGATAATATCAAACATGCCAGGATCGCGTTTTCGCTGCTTTCGCATCGTTATATTATAGAGTCTTTTTGTTCTGCCTCTACCTTGAACAGTAACGTATTCTTGTTTTTTTAATTTTGTGAGCAGGTTTAATGCTGATTGTTTATTGATCTTAAGAGCTTCTGCTACGGTTTCAACGGTATGCAGTCCTTCTAGTTTTCGTAATAATTCATCTAATCTGTCTTGTCTCATAATATGTTATGTTAATATAACTTATATATAAACTTTATCTTTTTTAGAGTATGTTAAATGCGTATTGTTGTGTATATAAAGACAGTTTATGATGAAATAATGTTTATAAATTAAAACACATTTCCTTAGAACATGGTTGATAGAGTATTACAGGGAAGACTAAGTGTCACTTTAGATGACTATTTAGCAGGATATGAAGAACGAAAGCTTATTTTTGGTCAGTTTCCAAAATATAATATTCCTTTAATTTTTGATTTATGGGATCAATATCTTGCATTCTTAACGGCAAATACTAAACAAGAAGCTGAAGCACGAAGAATATTTGAAGAATATCATCCTCCAAGGAAAGGTCTTAAAGGCATAAGATTAACTGGTGGCTTTGATGATCTTATCAAGGGAGTTACTGATCCTGTTTGGAAAGGATTTAATCAAAAATTAAAGGATATATTTCCTCATGAGGGCAATGATGAAATTATAACATTAACCAGACAAGCACTTAATGATCCCAATCTCTACAAATTTTTTGTCCATGATCTCAATCATTTAATTGGAGATTTAAACAGGCAGTGGTGGTGCTTGTCAGAAATTCAATGGGATTATTCAATCGAAAGAATGCGTGACTATCGAGATGAGATAAGAGGATTGCTTGAACTTTTTAATGCAGATCCTGAATATATGTATGGCACTTATATCCAACCATTTAAAATGCTGGATTTCATAGTTTGTGATAAACTTGGAAGAAGGCAGAGAACCGAGATTTTTAGTCCAGCTGATTTAGCGCGAAAAACATGGATGATTTTGCAGGCAAGATGTCCCCAGTTTAAATTTGGTTTAACAACAAAGTTAACTGATGAACCAAGAAATGAACTTGCCATTGATGTTGAAAATGTTGCAATGTATGGTAATTCTGGTGTTGTATTCTCAATTATTTACAATTTAGTAAAAAATGCCTATAAAAAATTAGTGAGTGATTTAAGTGATGAAGAACGCATTGGTTATGATCCAAGCAAAGGGTTTGGAAAGATTTATGTCCAAGTCTATGAAGCTCCTCTTGAATCAGTGGTAATAACAGTTGGTGATA from Candidatus Woesearchaeota archaeon encodes:
- a CDS encoding PRC-barrel domain-containing protein — protein: MPEKFPEKSRGKNAVSYENPVPKPIIKKAVGNTINNSVASINSTIGKEVYSDEGNYIGSIVDFIIGANRIDSIKIDIKNEKYKSGKIKGCIINFKNIKSFGEVIIIDKAIVSDLIEKLKINL
- a CDS encoding Fic family protein, which codes for MAYIETIKRNKKEYYYLTKNVRLSLNKWKKIRVFLGDKKPSQEELKKYAQEIEDKSKPFSKISNYTYLSEHDAETLQDLKESYSTWLKQIPKSAKEKLNEDFVIRFTYHSNAIEGNRLTLRQTALILKDKVIPSGVRAEDYNEAINGKECLDYIKLYEGELNTKLLEKINGILTKNTGVVYGGRIRFFNVQIQGSTHVPPPHTEVKKHMLNFLKWYSANKNKLHPFELAALIHAKLTWIHPFEDGNGRTARTVMNFILMKKGFPMFFIPFEKREEYYQSLDVADKGNYKEYISRMLQLIIDQIRSYGHNKKE
- the pdxT gene encoding pyridoxal 5'-phosphate synthase glutaminase subunit PdxT, whose amino-acid sequence is MTIGVLAVQGDFREHIAILSKFPVFIKQVRTKKDLTDCDGLIIPGGESTTISKLLKQEGIDNELQKTKLPIFGTCAGAILLAKDLTSKEKHSLGLMDITLSRNYYGSQLDSFVKPVLFLNKKISGAFIRAPKIETVGSTIQVLGTLDEKTPVVVQQNQYLAACFHPELVGETKVHEYFLGMVKEFRK
- the pdxS gene encoding pyridoxal 5'-phosphate synthase lyase subunit PdxS, whose product is MPAQVLLNRGFAEMFKGGVIMDVTNHEQARIAEEAGAVAVMALERVPSDIRKEGGVARMADPNIVIKIKKAVTIPVMAKCRIGHSAEARILQALAADFIDESEVLTPADQTHHINKRLFKVPFVCGAIDLGQALRRINEGAAMIRTKGEAGTGNIVEAIKHIRTINDQIKYLQRATQEQRKRAAKKMRVPFPLLIKTLKLRRLPVVNFAAGGIATPADAALCMELGVDGVFVGSGIFKSQNPKKMAKAIVEAVTHYKDSKRLAAISAGLGKSMPGREIESLEVKFSQRR
- a CDS encoding ATP-binding protein, producing MERAKLEEFNPWWISGKVDAELALPFKRNVFTEIENHISKRFIVALTGLRRIGKTTLMYQLIHKLMQEKVEQTNILFFSFDEMSVNLSEVLSTYKEMNSKDFREGKIYIFLDEIQKYKNWENELKKYYDLYPKLKFFISGSESLFIRKKTKETLAGRIFEFTLTPFTFREYLRFNNLKEEKFKYETAVNPLFLKFVEKGGFPETFSFETDKDFKEYIRALIVDKIVYKDIPQMFGIEDPEFLKILLELISTNPGMYVDYQSLSKQFEKDRRVIKDYISYLKDSFLITILGNYRKGSITTLRKKKRAYPTDTALSYLYKPKIDESFFGRMVETIIVNKLRANSFWKNGTEIDIIYDKSPIEVKYQENINSEDFKPMKEFMRKFNQKQGILITNKEEKEIKFEEGTIKLIPAWKFLLE
- a CDS encoding nucleotidyltransferase family protein, which produces MVKKQLKHSKEPKQSLTSLKKQIIPVLKRYHVKKAGIFGSYARGEQKKNSDVDILIEVKTVKFSLLDMVRLEREIEETIGKKVDLLTYRSINPLLKDYILRDEVRII
- a CDS encoding DUF86 domain-containing protein, with translation MKKDDLVFLGHMLELIDKVESFSEGLSRQDFDKDELRQYAIVRAIEIIGEAAKNLSSSFTSQHSSIPWKDIIGMRDKLIHHYFGVDLKAVWDTMNNDLPDLKKKLLAIKKDLK
- a CDS encoding transketolase, with the protein product MKNLTSTKQLELKAVTIREDMIKMLEHAGSGHSGGPLGMADIFTALYFNILNHNPKKPWNNDRDRVILSNGHICPIWYTTLAHAGYFPIKELMTLRKLNTRLQGHPHIHSAPGIENTAGPLGQGSSFAVGIALAAKMDRKKHRVYCLQSDGELEEGQSWEAYMFAAAKKLDNLTFIIDRNNIQIDGNTEDIMPLEPLHKKLESFNLHVIEIDGHNFKEIISACNKAKKIKKPSVILANTVPGKGVSFMEHDYHWHGKPPNKEEAVKALQDLHKIKRSILNNYKIINNKNETKKSG
- a CDS encoding transketolase family protein encodes the protein MHLNPHMHTEVDYARSGYGDGVVEAGKKNKNVVVLCCDLTDSTKSADFKKQFPQRFVEVGVAEQNMAGIGAGMAVEGKIPFISSYAVFNPGRNWDQIRVSICYTNANVKIIGAHAGISVGPDGATHQALEDIAMMRVLPNMTVLCGADYDQTKKLIIKAAKYKGPVYIRFGREKVPKVTTAKTPCTIGKADVYRQGKDVAVIASGPMVYEALAAAVELQEQKKHKKISCMVINGHTIKPLDKKTIIAAAKKCKAVVTAEEHQWHGGLGGAVAELLASEYPVPVKRVGIQDTFGESGNPDELMVKYKIKKKDIITAVKAVLRMKKK